The Sphingomonas sp. KR3-1 genome has a window encoding:
- a CDS encoding TIGR04063 family PEP-CTERM/XrtA system glycosyltransferase: MRILHILDHGLPLHSGYTFRTRAILKAQMARGWEVAAVTSPRHGKFDTDEETIDGIRFYRTPRVNSGPPVIGELREVAAFARRIEAVARQWQPDVLHAHSPVLGAMAAQRVADKLGLPLIYEIRAFWEDAAVGNGTGTEGSWKYRATRWLETRAVRKADAVAVICEGLKRDLVARGGIDAGKILVSPNGVDLGLFGEPLPHDAALAKALGIEGAETIGFIGSFYDYEGLDVLIAAMPDLVARRPKMHLVLVGGGPCDAALMAQAAASPVAERIHFVGRVPHQQVERYYSVIDVLVYPRKHMRLTDLVTPLKPLEAMAQRSLVAASDVGGHRELIRDGDTGTLFAPDDPAALAASVAQLFADRDQWDERRERGRAFVEAERSWAINVGRYDSVYQRLAKMGAMEDSRPLPQTVRA; encoded by the coding sequence ATGCGGATTCTCCACATTCTCGACCACGGGCTGCCGCTGCACAGCGGATACACGTTCCGGACCCGGGCGATCCTCAAGGCGCAGATGGCGCGCGGCTGGGAGGTCGCCGCGGTGACCAGCCCGCGCCACGGCAAGTTCGATACCGACGAGGAGACGATCGACGGCATCCGCTTCTACCGGACGCCGCGAGTCAATTCCGGGCCGCCGGTGATCGGCGAGCTGCGCGAGGTTGCCGCGTTCGCCCGGCGGATCGAAGCGGTGGCGCGGCAGTGGCAGCCCGATGTGCTCCACGCCCATTCGCCGGTGCTCGGCGCGATGGCGGCGCAGCGCGTGGCGGACAAGCTCGGCCTGCCGCTGATCTACGAGATCCGCGCCTTCTGGGAAGACGCCGCGGTGGGCAATGGCACCGGCACCGAGGGCAGCTGGAAATACCGGGCGACGCGCTGGCTCGAGACGCGGGCGGTGCGCAAGGCCGATGCGGTGGCGGTGATCTGCGAGGGGCTGAAGCGCGACCTGGTGGCGCGCGGCGGGATCGACGCGGGCAAGATCCTGGTCTCGCCCAATGGCGTCGACCTCGGCCTGTTCGGCGAACCCTTGCCGCACGACGCGGCGCTGGCGAAGGCGCTGGGGATCGAGGGCGCCGAGACGATCGGCTTCATCGGCAGCTTCTACGACTATGAAGGCCTCGACGTGCTGATCGCGGCGATGCCCGATCTCGTCGCCCGGCGCCCGAAGATGCACCTGGTGCTGGTCGGCGGCGGGCCGTGCGACGCGGCGCTGATGGCGCAGGCGGCAGCATCGCCGGTGGCGGAACGCATCCATTTCGTCGGCCGGGTGCCGCACCAGCAGGTCGAGCGTTACTACAGCGTGATCGACGTCCTCGTATATCCGCGCAAGCACATGCGCCTGACCGACCTGGTGACGCCGCTCAAGCCGCTGGAAGCGATGGCCCAGCGCAGCCTGGTCGCGGCCTCGGATGTCGGCGGACACCGCGAGCTGATCCGCGACGGCGACACCGGCACGCTGTTCGCTCCCGACGACCCCGCGGCGCTGGCCGCCTCGGTCGCGCAGCTCTTCGCCGATCGCGACCAGTGGGACGAGCGGCGCGAGCGCGGGCGCGCGTTCGTCGAGGCCGAGCGAAGCTGGGCGATCAATGTCGGCCGTTATGACTCCGTTTACCAAAGACTCGCCAAAATGGGGGCCATGGAAGACTCGCGGCCCCTCCCCCAGACGGTGCGTGCATGA